Proteins from a single region of Thunnus albacares chromosome 16, fThuAlb1.1, whole genome shotgun sequence:
- the atf3 gene encoding cyclic AMP-dependent transcription factor ATF-3 yields MMLQHSGPSLADISCSALVPCLSPPGTLTLDDFTNFTPIVKEELRLAIQTKRLSNGLSADISSDGASSSSDRGFEQHGCVSRVKRELTSEEHDRRKRRRERNKIAAAKCRNKKKEKTECLQKESEKLESVNADLKAQIEELKQQKQQLVYMLNLHRPTCIVRAQNGQTPEDERNLFIQHIKESTLQLHNLTSTSTTSSSTSTSTVAPLDAGLLTLDHIHCPGHQ; encoded by the exons ATGATGCTGCAGCACTCGGGTCCCTCGCTGGCTGACATCAGCTGCTCTGCCCTGGTGCCCTGCCTCTCCCCGCCGGGCACACTCACCCTGGATGACTTCACCAACTTCACACCCATCGTGAAAGAGGAGCTCAGGCTGGCCATCCAGACCAAGCGGCTGTCCAACGGGCTCAGCGCCGACATCAGCTCGGACGGCGCCAGCTCCAGCTCGGACCGAGGCTTTGAACAGCACGGCTGTGTGTCCCGAGTCAAGAGAGAG TTGACGTCTGAGGAGCAcgacaggaggaagaggaggagggagaggaacaAGATTGCTGCTGCAAAGTGTCGCaacaagaagaaggaaaagactGAATGTTTGCAGAAG GAATCAGAGAAGCTGGAGAGCGTCAATGCTGACCTGAAGGCTCAGATCGAGGAGctgaagcagcagaagcagcagttGGTCTACATGCTCAACCTGCACCGACCAACCTGCATCGTCCgagcccagaacggacaaacgCCCGAGGACGAGAGGAACCTCTTCATCCAGCACATCAAGGAAAGCACCTTACAACTCCACAAcctcacctccacctccaccacctcctcgtCCACATCCACCTCCACGGTGGCACCTCTAGACGCAGGACTTCTGACCCTCGACCACATTCATTGTCCCGGTCATCAATAG